The Flaviramulus sp. BrNp1-15 genome has a window encoding:
- the rnpA gene encoding ribonuclease P protein component: MSATYPKKEKLKSKKLIDQLFTEGQSVSAFPLRLVYLPTTFDDDVIAKTGVSVSKRNFKTAVDRNRIKRLLREVYRLNKAVYFNNLSTPHAFMILYIGKEKPAFSQIENRMKVLFEKFSSKTSEV; encoded by the coding sequence ATGTCTGCAACGTATCCGAAAAAAGAAAAGCTTAAAAGCAAAAAACTTATTGATCAATTATTTACAGAGGGTCAATCGGTTTCTGCATTTCCGTTGAGGTTGGTTTATTTACCAACTACTTTTGATGATGATGTTATTGCAAAAACAGGGGTTTCGGTAAGTAAGCGGAATTTTAAAACCGCTGTAGACAGGAATAGAATAAAACGTTTATTAAGAGAAGTTTACAGGTTAAATAAAGCTGTATATTTTAACAATTTATCAACACCACACGCGTTTATGATTTTGTACATTGGCAAAGAAAAACCTGCGTTCTCTCAAATTGAAAACAGAATGAAAGTGTTGTTTGAGAAGTTTTCAAGCAAAACCTCTGAAGTATAA
- a CDS encoding S41 family peptidase, with amino-acid sequence MINKLKKKIVVPVLAGAIFLTTTAFQNDFFEIAKQIEIFTTLFKELNMNYVDETNPGDLMDTAIKSMLSDLDPYTNFMNEQDVEAARINNTGDYTGIGAKVKTLKDKLVIIEPYKDYPADKAGLKAGDEIIKVGNILVESYKENAGDLLKGASDSSVEVTYKRQGKTQTATIKRAEVEIKAVPHFSMVNDKTGYIVLSSFSNRAHTETNYALRDLKAQGAERIILDLRGNPGGLVNEAIKIVNLFVPKGQLVVTTKSKVKKYNKTYFTQNNPIDTEIPLVVLIDGKSASASEIVSGSLQDLDRAVIVGSRSFGKGLVQRPKLLTYGTQVKITISRYYTPSGRCIQSLDYWNRNEKGEAVRVKQENYNEFKTKNGRKVFDGGGVFPDIPIGSYKTSPITTAIVNNDLVFNYATNYHYSHNISDINNFKLGDSDFKDFKNYLKTNNFSFETDTEKALKKAFEIAEKEELNDNIKTDYNTLISNLNTSKTTVIDENKDFLLELLTEDIVKQYVYREGLYEYYKVHDSDIKKATEILSNTSEYSGYLK; translated from the coding sequence ATGATAAATAAATTAAAAAAGAAAATAGTGGTTCCTGTGTTAGCAGGCGCTATTTTTTTAACTACTACGGCTTTTCAAAACGACTTTTTTGAAATCGCTAAACAAATAGAAATTTTCACCACATTATTCAAAGAACTTAACATGAATTATGTAGATGAAACGAACCCGGGCGATTTAATGGATACCGCGATTAAAAGCATGTTGTCTGATTTAGATCCGTATACCAATTTTATGAACGAGCAAGATGTTGAAGCTGCTAGAATTAATAATACAGGAGACTACACAGGTATTGGCGCCAAAGTAAAAACCTTAAAAGACAAACTAGTAATTATCGAGCCTTATAAAGATTATCCAGCAGATAAAGCAGGTTTAAAAGCTGGAGATGAAATTATAAAAGTTGGAAACATATTAGTTGAAAGCTATAAAGAAAATGCTGGCGATTTATTAAAAGGCGCTTCAGATAGCTCGGTAGAAGTTACCTATAAACGCCAAGGGAAAACCCAAACAGCAACCATAAAAAGAGCCGAAGTAGAAATTAAAGCTGTTCCTCATTTTTCTATGGTTAATGATAAAACAGGTTATATTGTACTAAGTAGTTTTAGTAATCGAGCTCATACAGAGACCAATTATGCGCTTCGCGATTTAAAGGCTCAAGGCGCAGAGCGTATCATTTTAGACTTAAGAGGAAACCCTGGAGGCTTAGTTAACGAGGCTATTAAAATTGTTAATCTTTTTGTGCCAAAAGGCCAATTGGTTGTAACCACAAAATCTAAAGTAAAAAAATATAATAAAACGTATTTCACGCAAAACAATCCTATAGATACCGAAATTCCTTTAGTGGTTTTAATAGACGGAAAAAGCGCTTCTGCAAGTGAAATTGTTTCTGGGTCTTTACAAGACTTAGACCGTGCAGTAATTGTGGGCTCAAGAAGTTTTGGTAAAGGTTTAGTACAACGCCCAAAACTACTCACTTATGGAACACAAGTAAAAATTACCATTTCTAGATATTACACACCTTCGGGTAGATGTATCCAGTCTTTAGATTATTGGAATAGAAACGAAAAAGGTGAAGCAGTTCGTGTAAAACAAGAAAATTATAACGAGTTTAAAACAAAAAATGGCCGTAAAGTTTTTGATGGTGGTGGCGTGTTTCCAGATATTCCAATTGGATCTTATAAAACCTCTCCTATTACAACTGCAATTGTAAATAATGATCTTGTTTTTAACTATGCAACCAATTATCATTATAGTCATAATATAAGTGATATTAATAATTTTAAACTAGGCGATTCTGATTTTAAAGATTTTAAAAACTATTTAAAAACTAATAACTTTTCGTTTGAAACAGATACTGAAAAAGCCTTAAAAAAAGCTTTTGAAATTGCTGAAAAAGAAGAATTAAATGACAACATTAAAACAGATTACAACACATTAATATCTAATTTAAATACTTCAAAAACAACGGTTATTGATGAAAATAAAGACTTTTTGTTAGAATTATTAACAGAAGATATCGTTAAGCAATATGTGTACAGAGAAGGCTTGTATGAATATTATAAAGTACACGATTCTGATATAAAAAAGGCAACAGAAATACTTAGCAATACTTCTGAATATTCTGGTTATTTAAAGTAG
- a CDS encoding T9SS type B sorting domain-containing protein has translation MVNKTSLIVVSFFLIGLNSTAQTFVPDDNFEQTLIDLGYDSGPLDDLVTTTNINSVTDLDVSGKNISDLTGIEDFTSLSILNCSDNQLSGLNISQNTGLTELYVFNNQITNIDVTLLNDLKIFWCYNNLLSILDISQNTDLISLVCNNNNLSDLNTSNNTSLNVLVCSQNQITALDVSNNTTLSRFECGNNLLTNLDVSTNTNLSYLSCEQNDLSSLNLNTNTRLSVLLCFENMIGDLDLSQNSSLTDLNCRDNLLCSLNVNNGNNNNISLMNFDLNADLNCVVVDNANGNHSTWEPVSFSNYVNSQNECSTTVPIDNLDDFVGINYTLPVLNNGNYYTESSGNGTLLNAGTLITTSQTIYIYNETTCDSNETSFNIFINTDDYFIPKYFTPNSDGSHDLWKVIDNANAINNITIYNKYGKLLKFLLPSSPGWDGTFNGKQLESNDYWYVIILNTGEVLKGHFALKR, from the coding sequence ATGGTCAATAAAACATCTTTAATTGTTGTTTCTTTCTTTTTAATAGGCCTTAATAGCACAGCACAAACATTTGTTCCCGACGATAATTTTGAACAAACTTTAATAGATTTAGGTTACGATTCTGGTCCTTTAGACGATTTAGTAACTACTACAAATATTAACAGTGTTACAGATTTAGATGTGTCTGGAAAAAATATTTCAGACTTAACAGGTATTGAAGATTTTACAAGTTTATCTATTCTTAATTGCTCTGATAATCAATTATCTGGTTTAAATATTTCTCAAAATACTGGTTTAACTGAGTTGTATGTATTTAATAATCAGATTACCAATATAGATGTTACTTTACTGAATGATTTAAAGATTTTTTGGTGTTACAACAACTTGTTATCTATCCTCGATATTTCTCAAAATACAGACTTAATTTCTTTAGTTTGTAACAATAATAATCTTAGTGATTTAAATACTTCAAACAATACAAGTTTAAATGTTTTAGTATGTAGTCAAAACCAAATAACTGCTCTAGATGTTTCAAATAATACAACCTTAAGCAGATTTGAATGTGGCAATAATTTACTTACTAATTTAGATGTAAGCACTAATACCAATTTGTCTTATTTGTCTTGTGAACAAAATGATTTATCTAGTTTAAACCTAAACACAAATACACGTTTAAGCGTATTGCTGTGTTTTGAAAACATGATTGGAGATTTAGATCTTTCTCAAAATTCTAGTTTAACAGATCTTAATTGTAGAGATAATCTGTTATGTAGTTTAAATGTTAATAACGGAAATAATAACAATATTTCCTTAATGAATTTTGATTTAAATGCTGATTTAAATTGTGTTGTAGTAGATAACGCTAATGGAAATCACAGCACTTGGGAGCCTGTTTCTTTTTCAAATTATGTTAATTCACAAAATGAATGTAGTACTACCGTTCCTATAGATAATTTAGATGATTTTGTTGGTATAAATTATACTTTGCCTGTTCTTAATAATGGAAATTATTACACCGAATCTAGTGGAAATGGAACACTTTTAAATGCTGGAACACTTATAACAACATCTCAAACCATTTATATTTACAATGAAACCACCTGTGATAGTAACGAAACCAGTTTTAATATATTTATAAATACAGACGATTACTTTATTCCTAAATATTTTACACCAAACAGCGACGGAAGCCACGATTTATGGAAAGTTATAGATAATGCTAATGCCATAAATAATATTACTATTTATAACAAATACGGAAAGCTTTTAAAGTTTTTACTTCCTAGTTCTCCTGGTTGGGACGGTACTTTTAACGGAAAACAATTAGAGAGTAATGACTATTGGTATGTTATTATTTTAAATACTGGAGAAGTTTTAAAAGGTCATTTTGCTTTGAAAAGATAA
- a CDS encoding DUF4349 domain-containing protein — MKLLSYFLILALPLMCSKGPSKSVEYTEADMEMESVFKEGSSINGIVSIPEEASVQKIIKESYLHFETKDLDKTYLQIKKVITENKGFIQDDNSNKSYNTITRRLVIRIPTTNFQKAIDSISKNVAYFDTKRISAKDVTEEFIDLEARLKAKQTLEKRYLELLSKAKNVKEILDIERELSNIREEIEAKQGRLKYLQNKVSLSTLEIEFYKLTSEAPITTSYGTKMWNAIKSGFNGISLFFLGLLHIWPFIIILGIAGFFIRKWIKKSKK; from the coding sequence ATGAAGCTACTATCTTATTTTTTAATACTCGCATTACCATTAATGTGCTCCAAAGGGCCATCAAAATCTGTTGAATATACTGAAGCAGACATGGAAATGGAATCCGTTTTTAAAGAAGGTTCTTCAATAAACGGTATAGTTTCCATTCCTGAAGAAGCTTCTGTTCAAAAAATAATAAAAGAGTCTTATTTACATTTTGAAACCAAAGATTTAGACAAAACTTATCTTCAAATTAAAAAAGTAATAACCGAAAACAAAGGTTTTATACAAGATGATAATTCTAATAAATCATACAACACCATTACCAGGCGTCTCGTTATTAGAATTCCTACTACAAATTTTCAAAAGGCGATAGATTCCATTAGTAAAAATGTGGCTTATTTTGATACCAAACGGATCTCTGCCAAAGATGTAACCGAAGAGTTTATTGATTTAGAAGCGCGTTTAAAAGCAAAACAAACACTTGAAAAACGCTATTTAGAGCTACTTTCTAAAGCAAAAAATGTAAAGGAAATTCTTGATATTGAGCGTGAATTATCAAATATTAGAGAAGAAATTGAAGCCAAACAAGGCAGATTAAAATATCTACAAAACAAAGTGTCTTTAAGCACACTGGAAATTGAGTTTTATAAACTTACATCAGAGGCTCCAATAACCACTTCGTACGGTACAAAAATGTGGAATGCTATTAAATCTGGATTTAATGGAATATCCTTATTCTTTTTAGGTTTACTGCATATTTGGCCTTTTATAATTATACTTGGTATTGCTGGGTTTTTTATTAGAAAATGGATTAAAAAAAGTAAAAAATGA
- a CDS encoding cation diffusion facilitator family transporter: protein MGHNHSHNHSHSHPDLKGRNLFISILLNILITASQVIGGVISGSLALLSDALHNFSDVISLVVSYTANKLAKKQASFHRTFGYKRAEILAAFINASTLIIVAVLLIIEAIKRFQNPEEIESNLVIWLSLLGIIANGLSVLLLKKDSEANMNMKSAYLHLLTDMMASVAVLIGGLLMKYYQVYWVDSVLTFIIAIYLIWMGFDLLINSTKVLMLFTPDSIPIKKIVAEINAFESIKNVHHVHVWQLNEEEIHLEAHIDFNEDIMLSQFDVILHKIEDYLFDKYDINHVNIQPEFGKDDAKDVIVQD from the coding sequence ATGGGGCATAACCATTCTCATAATCACTCTCATTCACATCCAGATTTAAAAGGACGTAATCTTTTTATATCTATTTTATTAAATATTCTTATTACAGCATCTCAAGTAATAGGAGGTGTAATTTCAGGAAGTTTAGCACTTTTAAGTGATGCTTTACATAATTTTAGTGATGTTATATCTCTTGTTGTAAGTTATACAGCCAATAAATTAGCAAAAAAACAAGCTTCTTTCCATAGAACATTTGGGTATAAACGCGCCGAAATTTTAGCAGCTTTTATAAATGCCTCTACATTAATTATTGTTGCTGTTTTATTAATTATTGAAGCTATTAAAAGATTTCAAAATCCAGAAGAAATTGAATCTAACTTAGTTATTTGGTTATCTCTTTTAGGAATTATTGCTAATGGTTTAAGTGTTCTTTTATTAAAGAAAGATTCTGAAGCTAATATGAATATGAAAAGTGCTTACTTACACTTATTAACAGATATGATGGCAAGTGTAGCAGTACTTATAGGTGGTTTGTTAATGAAATATTATCAAGTTTATTGGGTAGATAGTGTACTCACATTTATTATTGCTATTTACTTAATTTGGATGGGTTTCGATTTACTTATAAACTCAACTAAAGTACTTATGCTGTTTACTCCAGACAGCATTCCTATTAAAAAAATTGTAGCAGAAATTAATGCTTTTGAAAGTATAAAAAATGTACATCACGTACATGTTTGGCAATTAAATGAAGAAGAAATTCATTTAGAAGCGCATATAGATTTTAATGAAGATATTATGTTATCACAATTTGATGTTATTTTACACAAGATAGAAGATTATCTATTTGATAAATACGATATTAACCACGTAAATATTCAGCCAGAATTTGGAAAAGATGATGCTAAAGATGTAATTGTTCAAGATTAG
- a CDS encoding succinylglutamate desuccinylase/aspartoacylase family protein, with protein MIDVYSKALKNKIKINRILGKIKGPTAGATVVFFGGIHGNETSGVFALKDALEGINPAFVNGTIYGISGNLNALKKHQRYIDSDLNRLWTKEYIKVIKNKSTLNADETELIELFDILNDILKNNTPPFYFIDLHTTSSKTLPFITINDALINRKFSKQFPVPIVLGIEEYLNGPLLSYINQLGYVSLGFESGQHDDTSAITNSIAFIYLALVYSGVLEEEAVINFSNFYEQLKTEANNNSSVFEVVYLHKIEQNETFNMINGFKSFEKIKKGTKLAISNKTEIKAPYKGSIFMPLYQQKGEEGFFIIKPINPFILKLSAILRRVRIDNLLVLLPGISWFNKKEGVLQVDLRVAKFYAKSFFHLLGYRNRQIISTHLRLNNRERVAKTFVYKKEPWY; from the coding sequence ATGATAGATGTATATAGCAAAGCGCTAAAAAATAAAATAAAAATAAACCGAATACTTGGCAAAATTAAAGGTCCTACAGCAGGAGCCACTGTAGTGTTTTTTGGTGGTATTCACGGTAATGAAACTTCTGGGGTTTTTGCATTAAAAGATGCTTTAGAGGGTATTAATCCTGCATTTGTAAACGGAACAATTTATGGTATTTCGGGTAACTTAAATGCGCTTAAAAAACACCAAAGGTATATAGATAGCGATTTAAATAGGCTTTGGACAAAAGAGTATATTAAAGTTATAAAAAATAAAAGCACCTTAAATGCTGATGAAACTGAACTAATTGAGCTATTCGATATTTTAAATGATATTTTAAAAAACAATACACCGCCTTTTTATTTTATCGATTTACATACTACATCTAGCAAAACACTACCTTTTATAACAATTAACGATGCTTTAATAAACCGAAAATTCTCCAAACAATTTCCTGTGCCTATTGTGTTAGGTATAGAAGAGTATTTAAATGGGCCTTTGTTAAGTTATATAAATCAATTAGGGTATGTGTCTTTAGGTTTTGAGTCTGGGCAACATGATGATACATCGGCTATAACAAATAGTATAGCGTTTATATATTTAGCACTGGTATATTCTGGAGTTTTAGAAGAAGAAGCGGTAATTAATTTCTCTAATTTTTATGAGCAATTAAAAACAGAAGCCAATAATAATTCTAGTGTTTTTGAGGTTGTGTATTTACACAAAATTGAACAAAACGAAACTTTTAATATGATAAATGGATTTAAAAGTTTTGAAAAAATTAAAAAAGGAACCAAACTAGCAATTAGCAATAAAACAGAAATAAAAGCACCTTACAAAGGCAGTATTTTTATGCCTTTATACCAACAAAAAGGCGAGGAAGGATTTTTTATAATAAAACCCATAAACCCATTCATTTTAAAATTATCGGCTATTTTAAGGCGCGTTAGAATAGATAATTTATTGGTTTTACTACCAGGTATTTCTTGGTTTAACAAAAAAGAAGGTGTTTTACAGGTAGACTTAAGAGTTGCTAAGTTTTATGCGAAGTCGTTTTTTCACTTGTTAGGCTACAGGAACAGACAAATTATAAGCACACATTTAAGGCTTAATAACCGAGAGCGGGTTGCTAAAACATTTGTTTATAAAAAAGAACCTTGGTATTAA
- a CDS encoding RpiB/LacA/LacB family sugar-phosphate isomerase, which yields MNISIGNDHAGTEYKFAIKEHLESKGFTVKNYGTDSSNSVDYADFIHPVAEDVENKKADFGIIVCGSGNGANMTANKHQKVRSALCWNKEITALAREHNNANILSIPARYTAKEQVLEMVDVFLNTEFEGGRHQNRIDKIPLSC from the coding sequence ATGAATATTTCAATAGGAAACGATCACGCTGGTACCGAATATAAATTCGCTATTAAAGAACACTTAGAAAGTAAAGGGTTTACAGTTAAAAATTACGGAACAGATAGTAGTAATAGTGTAGATTACGCAGATTTTATTCATCCTGTAGCTGAAGATGTTGAAAATAAAAAAGCAGATTTTGGTATTATAGTTTGTGGTAGCGGAAATGGTGCAAACATGACGGCTAATAAACATCAAAAAGTACGCTCTGCTTTATGTTGGAATAAAGAAATAACAGCTTTAGCTAGAGAACATAATAATGCTAATATTTTAAGTATTCCTGCCCGTTATACAGCTAAAGAACAAGTTTTAGAAATGGTTGATGTATTTTTAAATACAGAATTCGAAGGCGGAAGACACCAAAATAGAATAGATAAAATTCCATTGTCTTGTTAA
- a CDS encoding GNAT family N-acetyltransferase codes for MKIKVKTFSELTKQELYDLLQLRSEVFVVEQDCVYQDIDGKDQKALHVLGFKNNKLIAYTRVFKPGDYFNEASIGRVVVAKKERQFKYGFDIMEASIKAIKDHYNETLIKISAQCYLKKFYKDLGFKEKGEEYLEDDIPHIAMVKD; via the coding sequence TTGAAAATTAAAGTAAAAACCTTTTCAGAACTAACTAAACAAGAGCTTTACGATTTATTACAATTACGTAGCGAAGTGTTTGTTGTAGAGCAGGATTGTGTGTATCAAGATATTGATGGAAAAGACCAAAAAGCATTACATGTTTTAGGTTTTAAAAACAATAAACTTATTGCTTATACACGAGTTTTTAAACCAGGAGATTATTTTAATGAAGCTAGTATTGGTAGAGTAGTAGTTGCTAAAAAGGAAAGACAATTTAAGTATGGTTTCGATATTATGGAAGCTTCTATTAAAGCCATTAAAGACCATTATAATGAAACTTTAATAAAAATATCTGCACAGTGTTATCTTAAAAAGTTTTATAAAGATTTAGGATTTAAAGAAAAGGGAGAAGAGTATCTGGAAGATGATATTCCGCATATAGCTATGGTTAAAGATTAA
- a CDS encoding CBS domain-containing protein, with product MGDLNVTKLKTKKDRANYIHHLINDIKALDLMIEKGLIEETPLRIGAEQEFCLVNKRFLPESRSLELLKDINDKHFTTEIGNYNLELNLDTFELGKDCFLKLHKQLDTLLNKAKKAASKKDIKIVLTGILPSLSVSNATEENMTNVERYSVLNEAIKQYRSQHFDIHIKGVDELNLLHDSVMLEGCNTSFQMHLQLPPKNFVDNYNWAQAISGPILSACTNSPILFGKELWSETRIALFTQSIDTRANSFILNEKQSRVSFGNSWHTGSISDIFKDNISRFRSFLTTGFIKNSVDMVNNNEIPKLRALQLHNGTVYPWNRVCYGQNDGKPNLRIENRYIPSGPTTTDEIANMMFWVGVMLGKPKKYNNIHKQWDFKDVKNNFFNAARYGIAAQFYWNGQYISSYNLILNELLPMAYKGLYSVGVSPKDAEYYLKIIKNRVQGFNGSEWMIRNYRTLLKNHKRFEAMQLLTAYLYEKQEKGYPVSTWQMLHHTDGSPFENKRVVKHIMSSDILSVDKKDSVELVLNIMKWKNIHHMPVITTGRKLVGLLTWTDVKTYIDNPKLQNESISKIMKTDIITTDQYTPIEEAKEKMTKNAIGCLPVVKDNKLIGLITLNDFDA from the coding sequence ATGGGAGATTTAAATGTTACAAAACTAAAGACTAAAAAAGATAGGGCAAACTACATTCACCACCTAATTAACGATATAAAAGCTCTTGATTTAATGATTGAAAAAGGGCTAATTGAAGAAACGCCTCTTAGAATAGGAGCAGAACAAGAATTTTGTTTGGTAAATAAGCGATTCCTTCCAGAAAGTAGATCCTTAGAATTGTTAAAGGATATTAACGACAAACATTTTACAACCGAAATAGGTAATTATAACCTTGAGCTTAATTTAGACACTTTTGAGCTTGGTAAAGATTGCTTCTTAAAATTACACAAGCAACTAGATACGTTATTAAACAAGGCTAAAAAGGCAGCGTCAAAAAAAGATATTAAAATTGTTTTAACAGGCATTTTACCATCACTATCTGTGAGTAATGCTACCGAAGAAAACATGACCAACGTAGAGCGTTATTCTGTTTTAAACGAAGCCATAAAACAATATAGAAGCCAACATTTCGATATTCATATTAAAGGCGTTGACGAACTTAATTTACTTCACGATTCGGTAATGCTAGAAGGTTGCAATACCAGTTTTCAAATGCATTTACAATTACCGCCCAAAAACTTTGTAGATAATTATAATTGGGCGCAAGCCATCTCAGGTCCAATATTAAGTGCTTGCACTAATTCACCTATTTTATTTGGAAAAGAACTTTGGAGCGAAACCCGTATTGCACTTTTCACACAAAGTATAGATACAAGAGCAAATTCATTCATATTAAATGAAAAACAATCTAGAGTAAGTTTTGGTAACAGTTGGCATACAGGATCCATTTCAGATATATTTAAAGATAATATTTCAAGATTCCGAAGTTTTTTAACCACAGGTTTTATTAAAAACAGTGTGGACATGGTTAACAATAATGAAATTCCAAAACTAAGGGCATTACAATTGCATAATGGTACGGTTTACCCATGGAACAGAGTGTGCTATGGTCAAAACGATGGAAAACCAAACTTAAGAATTGAAAACCGATATATACCTTCTGGTCCAACTACAACCGATGAAATTGCAAACATGATGTTTTGGGTAGGTGTTATGTTAGGGAAACCCAAAAAATATAATAACATTCATAAACAATGGGATTTTAAAGATGTAAAAAACAACTTTTTTAATGCTGCACGTTATGGAATAGCTGCTCAGTTTTATTGGAATGGGCAATACATTTCCAGCTATAATTTAATTTTAAATGAGCTGTTGCCTATGGCATACAAAGGCTTGTATAGTGTTGGCGTATCTCCAAAAGACGCAGAATATTATTTAAAAATTATTAAAAATAGAGTCCAAGGTTTTAATGGTTCAGAGTGGATGATAAGAAATTATAGAACATTACTTAAAAACCATAAACGATTTGAAGCCATGCAATTGCTAACGGCTTATTTATATGAAAAACAGGAAAAAGGTTATCCGGTTTCCACTTGGCAAATGCTTCATCATACAGACGGCTCTCCTTTTGAAAACAAACGTGTTGTAAAGCATATTATGAGTTCAGATATTCTTTCGGTAGATAAAAAAGACAGTGTAGAATTGGTTTTAAATATTATGAAGTGGAAGAATATTCACCACATGCCAGTTATAACTACAGGCAGAAAATTGGTAGGGTTATTAACATGGACAGATGTTAAAACCTATATAGACAACCCAAAACTTCAAAACGAAAGCATAAGTAAAATAATGAAAACCGATATTATTACTACCGATCAATATACACCTATTGAAGAAGCAAAAGAAAAAATGACCAAAAATGCTATAGGCTGCCTTCCGGTTGTTAAAGATAATAAGTTAATAGGTTTAATTACGTTAAACGATTTTGATGCATGA
- a CDS encoding OmpA family protein, with protein sequence MNKLLLTILITLSSVFSFSQEKLTHEVYFETDKYDVPGTEENRLLLFISTLTDVDIESISIFGFCDDIGADTYNLKLSQQRANAIKTIFSNNEISESLISNVDGKGEILLKIVEEKNLLKIRGLNRKVEIIVKPKAPKPKVEETVAKTEPVVVKEKGVVDLIKESSKGDKIIFKNILFKTGYASVTPASKKILNDIAEALVEREDIYFTIQGHVCCTQFTRDAIDRKTKQRNLSEARAKYVYDYFVKKGVSKKRMRHLGMRRKFPLGGDPKFDRRVEIVITYVDNAN encoded by the coding sequence ATGAATAAACTATTGTTGACAATATTAATAACACTTAGTAGTGTTTTTTCCTTCTCTCAAGAAAAATTAACACATGAGGTTTATTTTGAAACAGATAAATATGATGTTCCTGGTACCGAAGAAAACCGTTTGTTACTTTTCATTTCAACACTAACGGATGTTGATATAGAATCCATCTCTATTTTTGGCTTTTGTGACGATATTGGTGCAGATACATACAATTTAAAGCTATCTCAACAACGTGCTAATGCTATAAAAACAATTTTTTCTAATAATGAAATAAGCGAATCTTTAATCTCTAATGTTGATGGTAAAGGAGAAATTCTTTTAAAAATTGTAGAAGAAAAAAATCTTTTAAAGATTAGAGGTTTAAACCGAAAAGTTGAAATAATAGTAAAGCCAAAAGCTCCAAAACCTAAAGTTGAAGAAACCGTTGCTAAAACAGAACCTGTTGTTGTAAAAGAAAAAGGTGTTGTAGACTTAATTAAAGAGAGCTCTAAAGGAGATAAAATTATATTTAAAAACATCTTATTTAAAACAGGTTATGCCTCTGTTACACCAGCTTCTAAAAAAATATTAAATGATATTGCTGAAGCGCTTGTAGAGCGAGAAGATATTTATTTTACTATTCAAGGGCATGTATGTTGTACACAGTTTACTAGAGATGCTATAGATAGAAAAACCAAACAACGTAACTTATCTGAAGCTAGAGCGAAATATGTTTACGACTATTTTGTAAAAAAAGGCGTTAGCAAAAAACGTATGCGTCATTTAGGTATGCGCCGTAAATTTCCGCTTGGTGGCGATCCTAAGTTTGATAGACGTGTTGAAATTGTAATTACTTATGTTGACAATGCTAACTAA